In a genomic window of Mus pahari chromosome 8, PAHARI_EIJ_v1.1, whole genome shotgun sequence:
- the Il25 gene encoding interleukin-25: MYQAVAFLAMIVGTHTVSLRIQEDCSHLPSCCPSKEQEPPEEWLKWSSASLSPPEPLSHSHHPESCRASKDGPLNSRAISPWSYELDRDLNRVPQDLYHARCLCPHCVSLQTGSHMDPLGNSVPLYHNQTVFYRRPCHGEEGSHRRYCLERRLYQVSLACVCVRPRVMA, encoded by the exons ATGTACCAG GCTGTTGCATTCTTGGCAATGATCGTGGGAACCCACACCGTCAGTTTGCGGATCCAGGAGGACTGCAGTCACTTGCCCAGCTGCTGCCCCAGCAAAGAGCAAGAACCCCCGGAGGAGTGGCTGAAGTGGAGCTCTGCATCCCTGTCTCCCCCAGAGCCTCTGAGCCACAGCCACCACCCAGAATCCTGCAGGGCCAGCAAGGATGGTCCCCTcaacagcagagccatctctccttggAGCTATGA GTTGGACAGGGACTTGAATCGGGTCCCCCAGGACCTGTACCATGCTCGATGCCTGTGCCCACACTGCGTCAGCCTACAGACAGGCTCCCACATGGACCCGCTGGGCAACTCGGTCCCACTTTACCACAACCAGACGGTCTTCTACCGGCGGCCATGCCACGGTGAGGAAGGTTCCCATCGCCGCTACTGCTTGGAGCGCAGGCTCTACCAAGTCTCCTTGGCTTGCGTGTGTGTGCGGCCCCGGGTCATGGCTTAG